In Candidatus Riesia pediculicola, the following are encoded in one genomic region:
- the tsaB gene encoding tRNA (adenosine(37)-N6)-threonylcarbamoyltransferase complex dimerization subunit type 1 TsaB, which produces MTKILSIETTMQFCSVCLFKKNKIFFEEVKSNKEHIQKILPLVETCLRRSQSQLKEIDLLACTEGPGGFSNTRISVGTTQAMAIAINVPIASFSSSMVIAQGLYRCLGSKRVVVCLRINQNRVNFSSFQLQKKRWIEIIDNQTLFLKNVLSKIDQLRDWTIFWMECRSKNLESSIHPNFSIFFKNKKISIKENQKVSLFPNAIDLAILANQAWEDGNIRLVEELYPVYFKEF; this is translated from the coding sequence ATGACAAAAATATTATCGATAGAAACTACGATGCAATTTTGTTCCGTTTGTTTGTTCAAAAAAAATAAAATATTTTTTGAAGAAGTCAAATCGAATAAAGAACATATTCAAAAAATCCTACCTTTAGTAGAGACTTGTTTAAGAAGATCTCAATCTCAACTAAAAGAAATCGATCTTTTAGCTTGTACTGAAGGACCAGGAGGCTTTTCGAATACCAGAATATCTGTAGGAACGACACAAGCTATGGCAATTGCAATAAACGTACCCATCGCATCTTTTTCTTCTTCCATGGTGATAGCTCAGGGTTTATACCGTTGCTTAGGTTCTAAAAGAGTTGTAGTATGTTTGAGAATCAATCAGAATAGAGTAAATTTTTCTTCCTTTCAACTTCAAAAAAAAAGATGGATCGAAATAATAGATAATCAAACTCTATTTTTGAAGAACGTATTATCTAAAATTGATCAACTTAGGGATTGGACAATCTTTTGGATGGAATGTCGTTCAAAAAATCTAGAAAGTTCAATACATCCAAACTTTTCTATATTCTTCAAAAATAAAAAAATATCTATAAAAGAAAATCAAAAAGTCTCTCTTTTTCCGAACGCTATAGATCTGGCAATTTTAGCAAATCAAGCTTGGGAAGACGGAAATATCCGACTAGTAGAAGAATTATATCCAGTTTATTTCAAGGAATTTTAA
- the rlmB gene encoding 23S rRNA (guanosine(2251)-2'-O)-methyltransferase RlmB → MSKKIIYGIHTVNSYLNDKNVVFELVYILKNSRNNRIFQIKKKLESFGVSIRLVNRRFLDHLSNYISHQGILAVINCFQKKASMNILNKIPFQKKILFLILDGITDVRNLGSCLRTAHFFGVDAVIVSKNRSARINEIVEKVSCGASRYVPMIRTNLVNCIEKLKKYDVQVLGTDEKANRSIYDLEINEKKIAIIVGNEEKGIRQIIKKNCSRLFRIPTKKQTSSLNVSVTAGIFLFEVCRQRKDSVFETEDLFFDKNI, encoded by the coding sequence ATGTCAAAAAAGATAATTTATGGAATTCATACAGTCAATTCATATTTAAATGATAAAAATGTAGTGTTTGAACTCGTGTATATTCTAAAGAATAGTAGGAATAATAGAATCTTTCAAATTAAAAAAAAATTGGAGTCTTTTGGAGTTTCTATCAGATTAGTCAATAGAAGATTCCTAGATCATCTTTCAAATTACATTTCACATCAAGGAATCCTCGCTGTTATTAATTGTTTTCAGAAGAAGGCTTCAATGAACATTTTGAATAAAATACCTTTTCAAAAAAAAATATTGTTTTTGATCTTGGATGGAATTACAGATGTAAGAAATCTAGGTTCTTGCTTAAGAACAGCTCATTTTTTTGGGGTAGACGCAGTGATAGTCTCCAAAAATCGATCTGCTAGAATAAATGAAATAGTTGAGAAAGTTTCTTGTGGAGCTTCAAGATATGTTCCGATGATTCGAACTAATCTAGTCAATTGTATAGAAAAATTGAAGAAATATGATGTTCAAGTACTAGGAACAGATGAAAAGGCTAATCGTAGCATATATGATCTTGAAATCAATGAAAAGAAAATTGCAATTATCGTTGGAAATGAGGAAAAAGGTATACGACAGATTATCAAAAAGAATTGTTCTCGACTATTCAGAATTCCTACCAAAAAACAGACGTCTTCTTTGAACGTTTCAGTTACAGCTGGAATATTTTTATTTGAAGTTTGTCGTCAAAGAAAGGATTCGGTTTTTGAGACTGAAGATCTTTTTTTCGATAAGAACATTTAG
- the rpsF gene encoding 30S ribosomal protein S6 has protein sequence MNHYEIVLMIHPDKSNRIDKILTSLKNNVKEMSGTIHRLEDWGRKQLSYPIFKLHKAHYILINLEISKEFIQEIKDEFRSEESIIRNIILKVNKPISKPSLMINCKEVENDPKENVHEKSLKK, from the coding sequence ATGAATCATTATGAGATCGTCCTCATGATCCATCCTGACAAAAGCAATAGAATAGATAAAATATTAACTTCTCTAAAAAATAATGTTAAAGAAATGAGCGGAACTATACATCGGTTAGAAGATTGGGGAAGAAAACAATTATCTTATCCAATATTCAAATTGCATAAAGCTCATTATATTTTGATTAACTTAGAGATATCTAAAGAATTCATTCAAGAAATCAAAGATGAGTTTAGATCGGAAGAATCTATCATTCGGAACATAATTTTGAAAGTTAATAAACCAATTTCGAAACCATCTCTGATGATAAATTGTAAAGAAGTTGAGAATGATCCAAAAGAGAATGTTCATGAAAAATCATTAAAAAAATGA
- the rplI gene encoding 50S ribosomal protein L9 encodes MVRVILLKKKNKLGNFGDLLEVRSGYARNYLFPKGLATIATQENIDMIQKEVSSLERKFQLNLIEAEKKAKKISSLKEIKIYVKSKSSGRIFGSVGPLEICKKMKELGFSVRKNEIKIKDGPFRKVGLYRITFVFFQNITSKINLRIVSF; translated from the coding sequence ATGGTTAGAGTCATCTTATTGAAAAAAAAGAACAAACTTGGAAATTTCGGAGATCTTTTGGAAGTTAGATCTGGATACGCAAGAAACTACCTTTTTCCAAAGGGTTTAGCTACCATTGCAACTCAAGAAAACATTGATATGATTCAAAAAGAGGTTAGTTCCTTAGAAAGGAAATTCCAATTGAATCTTATAGAAGCAGAGAAGAAAGCAAAAAAAATTAGTTCTTTGAAAGAAATTAAGATTTACGTAAAATCTAAAAGTTCTGGAAGAATTTTCGGTTCAGTTGGACCTTTGGAAATTTGTAAAAAAATGAAAGAATTGGGTTTTTCAGTTCGAAAAAATGAGATAAAAATCAAAGATGGACCTTTTCGAAAAGTAGGGTTGTATCGGATTACTTTTGTCTTTTTTCAAAACATAACTTCTAAAATTAATTTACGTATCGTTTCTTTTTAA
- a CDS encoding leucyl aminopeptidase, whose protein sequence is MKFEVRKGNLQGEKSPFDCIITEFFKENKLSKLSKEIDSSSHGYIYKILLREKTEAEIGKNMLLYDVPNIISKKVLLVGCGNLGNLDKFQYRKILRKSFQEILQINSKRIICNLTSLQVKETHEYFKIRYAIEILKELCYRFDEFKKNSQKKNIHLQKIIFYLGNEDDISIGKIAIKHAVIISSGVTWTKDLSNMPANICNSTFLSERAKGLEKKYKKIKTEIVSKEEMARKDMNAYLSVGMGSKNDPIMAIINYQGDVSCKENKKGPLVLIGKGLTFDSGGISIKPSSGMEQMKFDMCGAATVYGVMRCVAELDLPIHLIGILACCENMPDGMSYRPGDIIRTMSGKTVEVINTDAEGRLVLCDVLTYVRKFNPDLVIDIATLTGSCVVALGDVYTGMMTNDQKLVSSFIRSSERSMDKIWQLPLGRELKKYIRSDCADIANSNNLSGGGAISAGYFLNSFVENQYRWVHLDIAGTAWKSNRSDGSTGRTVPLLLQFILDCLRISPR, encoded by the coding sequence ATGAAATTTGAAGTTAGAAAAGGAAATCTTCAAGGAGAAAAATCTCCTTTTGATTGTATCATTACAGAATTTTTTAAAGAAAATAAACTTTCGAAATTGAGTAAAGAAATTGATTCTTCTAGTCATGGATATATTTATAAAATTCTTCTCAGGGAAAAGACAGAAGCGGAAATTGGGAAAAATATGTTGTTGTACGATGTTCCAAATATAATTTCTAAAAAAGTACTTCTAGTTGGATGTGGAAATCTTGGAAATTTGGATAAATTTCAATATAGAAAGATCTTGAGGAAGTCGTTTCAAGAAATTCTTCAAATTAATTCGAAAAGAATCATCTGTAATTTGACATCGCTTCAAGTAAAGGAGACTCATGAATATTTCAAAATACGATATGCAATAGAAATTCTTAAAGAGTTGTGTTATAGATTCGATGAATTTAAAAAAAATAGCCAGAAAAAAAATATTCATCTTCAAAAAATTATTTTTTACTTAGGAAATGAAGATGACATTTCAATTGGAAAGATAGCTATCAAACATGCTGTGATAATTTCTTCTGGAGTGACGTGGACGAAAGATCTTTCAAATATGCCAGCGAATATTTGCAATAGTACTTTTCTGAGTGAAAGAGCAAAAGGATTGGAAAAAAAGTATAAAAAAATTAAAACTGAAATCGTTTCGAAAGAAGAAATGGCTCGAAAGGATATGAATGCTTATTTGTCGGTCGGAATGGGGTCAAAAAATGATCCAATCATGGCTATAATAAATTATCAAGGTGATGTGAGTTGTAAGGAAAATAAGAAAGGACCACTGGTTTTGATAGGAAAGGGGTTGACTTTTGATTCTGGAGGAATATCAATAAAACCTTCTTCTGGAATGGAGCAGATGAAATTTGATATGTGTGGTGCTGCTACCGTGTATGGAGTTATGAGATGTGTTGCAGAACTAGATCTTCCTATTCATTTGATCGGAATATTAGCTTGTTGTGAGAATATGCCTGATGGTATGTCTTATCGTCCCGGAGATATCATTAGAACCATGTCTGGAAAAACAGTAGAAGTCATCAACACTGATGCAGAAGGAAGATTGGTTCTATGTGATGTGTTAACATATGTTAGAAAGTTTAATCCAGATCTTGTCATAGATATCGCAACTTTAACTGGATCTTGTGTAGTAGCTTTGGGTGACGTATATACAGGAATGATGACTAATGATCAGAAGTTAGTATCGTCTTTTATTAGATCTTCTGAAAGAAGTATGGATAAAATATGGCAATTACCTTTAGGAAGAGAGTTGAAAAAATATATTCGATCCGACTGCGCGGATATTGCAAACTCGAATAACCTTTCAGGAGGAGGAGCGATTTCAGCCGGATATTTTCTGAACAGTTTCGTTGAAAACCAGTACAGATGGGTTCATCTAGATATTGCTGGAACTGCATGGAAATCTAATAGATCCGATGGATCTACAGGAAGAACAGTTCCATTACTTCTACAGTTTATTTTAGATTGTTTACGGATATCTCCTAGATAG
- a CDS encoding valine--tRNA ligase — protein sequence MKELEKIYKTIVEKSNLLFDKNYSPEEIERTIYQFWKSKGFLESEFPKKDQKTFCIVAPPPNITGKLHIGHALQYSIIDMMIRYRRMRGDSTLLKCGIDHAGIATQIVVEKYILDRYKKNRIDFGKKEFIKKIWDWKKEIVQIMDLQMRCLGNLVPKRYKFTMDQDVSEAVTSAFIKLYEDRLIYQAKKLVNWDPKLKTVISDLEVGTERLEKIMWYIRYPIIGEEHRLEEDRKFIVIATSDPETIFGDSAVAVHPSDNNKKHLVGREVSIPIVNRKIPIISDSFVDMKKGTGFVRITPAHNFQDYEVSINHDLPIIEIFDKNRNMQEFARVFFHSKEKEMSKFHIPSFFRKKDDMKVRREILEHLESSNLLVGNKKYISKVNYSERSKSRTYPILTDQWFIKVKPFIQEAISAVRDKRIEFFPKKYENIYFSWMKRMKDWCISRQLWWGHRIPIWYDESRKIYVGNNEEDVRRKYFLKKNTKLIQEKDVLDTWFSSSLWIFVSFGWPKKNKSLSAFQPTDILVSGFDIIFFWISRMIMMTMYFIKDEKGCGKVPFRKVYITGLICDQDGQKMSKSRSNIVDPISFIGRYPKEFSKLMIYYRRTETSRDMHFSSFQNQKGVQDQKKIRLLGADSLRLTLISLSSGSRKIYWNTNQLYGYQNFCNKLWHASRFILNNVGQEGQNVLKDHCKKKFSLDRWIIFKLKETVSLYRIALDSFRFDMASKILYKFVWNQFCDWYLEFSKISIQDGDKERKISVKNTLLMVLEEILKLSHPMIPFVSEFIWQNILQIKKIDNKKSFSSILENSFPIGIQLKELKEKKNIKLCFEVELIKRFISTLRNLKSQFNSSEEKIFKILITKFSKNEIRKIFYRYFRFINQMIKIPIFIIEDEDNEDKKVQYHHFLIKSFENLLELRIVFFNPSKDDDPHFLDEKKLRKKLDKLEKEKEILQRDLKNIQFLKKAPKKIIVMRERRIQSILEQRKILLRLIKNKTLFSSHRIKIN from the coding sequence ATGAAAGAACTTGAAAAGATATATAAAACAATTGTAGAAAAATCTAATCTTCTATTCGATAAAAACTATTCTCCAGAAGAAATAGAAAGAACTATCTATCAGTTCTGGAAATCAAAGGGATTTCTTGAAAGCGAATTTCCTAAGAAAGATCAAAAAACGTTTTGTATCGTTGCTCCTCCTCCGAATATTACGGGAAAACTTCACATTGGACACGCTCTACAATATTCGATCATAGATATGATGATACGATATCGAAGGATGCGAGGGGATTCCACATTATTGAAGTGTGGAATTGATCATGCTGGAATTGCAACTCAGATTGTCGTAGAGAAATATATACTTGATCGATACAAAAAAAACAGGATAGATTTCGGAAAGAAAGAATTCATCAAGAAGATCTGGGATTGGAAAAAAGAAATAGTTCAAATTATGGATCTTCAGATGAGATGTTTAGGTAACTTAGTTCCGAAAAGATATAAATTTACGATGGATCAAGATGTTTCCGAAGCTGTTACTTCAGCGTTCATCAAATTATATGAAGATCGATTAATTTATCAGGCTAAAAAATTGGTCAACTGGGATCCTAAGTTAAAAACTGTTATTTCCGATTTAGAAGTTGGAACTGAGAGATTGGAAAAAATAATGTGGTATATTCGATACCCGATCATAGGAGAAGAACATAGACTTGAAGAAGATCGAAAATTCATTGTGATAGCAACTTCTGATCCAGAAACGATCTTTGGAGATTCTGCTGTAGCTGTACATCCATCTGATAATAATAAGAAACACCTAGTTGGACGAGAAGTTTCAATACCGATAGTGAATCGAAAAATACCAATTATTTCAGACTCATTCGTAGATATGAAAAAAGGTACTGGATTTGTAAGGATTACTCCAGCTCATAACTTTCAGGATTACGAAGTATCGATCAATCATGATCTTCCGATCATCGAAATATTTGATAAAAATAGAAATATGCAAGAATTTGCAAGGGTTTTCTTTCATTCAAAAGAAAAAGAGATGAGTAAATTTCATATTCCATCTTTTTTTCGAAAAAAGGATGATATGAAGGTGAGAAGAGAGATTCTGGAACATCTGGAGTCTTCGAATTTACTGGTTGGAAATAAGAAATATATTTCGAAAGTAAATTATAGCGAACGGAGTAAATCAAGAACTTATCCTATTCTAACAGATCAGTGGTTTATTAAAGTCAAACCCTTTATACAGGAAGCTATTTCTGCTGTTAGAGATAAGAGAATTGAATTTTTTCCAAAAAAATATGAAAATATTTACTTCTCTTGGATGAAGAGAATGAAGGATTGGTGTATATCAAGACAGTTATGGTGGGGTCATAGAATACCTATATGGTATGACGAATCTAGAAAGATTTACGTGGGAAATAATGAAGAAGATGTTCGAAGAAAATATTTTTTAAAAAAAAATACAAAGTTGATTCAAGAAAAAGATGTTTTGGATACATGGTTTTCTTCTTCTTTATGGATTTTTGTGTCTTTTGGATGGCCTAAAAAAAACAAGAGTTTATCTGCTTTCCAGCCTACCGACATTTTAGTGAGCGGTTTTGACATCATATTTTTTTGGATATCTAGAATGATTATGATGACAATGTATTTCATCAAAGATGAGAAAGGATGTGGAAAAGTACCTTTCAGAAAAGTTTATATAACAGGATTGATATGCGATCAAGATGGACAAAAAATGTCTAAATCAAGATCTAACATAGTAGATCCAATTTCATTCATAGGAAGATATCCAAAAGAATTCTCTAAATTGATGATATATTATCGAAGGACTGAAACCAGTCGAGATATGCACTTTTCTTCTTTTCAAAATCAGAAAGGGGTTCAAGATCAGAAAAAGATCAGGTTATTGGGTGCAGATTCTTTAAGGTTGACGTTAATTTCTTTATCTTCCGGATCTAGAAAGATATATTGGAATACAAATCAATTATACGGATATCAAAATTTTTGCAATAAGCTATGGCATGCTAGTAGATTTATACTGAATAACGTTGGTCAAGAAGGTCAGAATGTTTTAAAAGATCATTGCAAAAAAAAATTTTCTTTGGATCGGTGGATTATCTTTAAATTAAAAGAGACGGTTAGTTTATATCGAATAGCTTTGGATTCATTTCGATTTGATATGGCGTCTAAGATTTTATATAAGTTCGTTTGGAATCAATTTTGTGATTGGTATCTAGAGTTTTCAAAAATTTCCATTCAGGATGGAGACAAAGAAAGAAAAATTTCTGTTAAAAATACACTTCTTATGGTATTAGAAGAAATTTTAAAGTTATCTCATCCGATGATACCTTTTGTCAGCGAGTTTATTTGGCAGAACATTCTTCAAATAAAAAAGATCGACAACAAAAAAAGTTTTTCTTCTATTTTAGAAAATTCATTTCCGATCGGAATTCAATTAAAAGAACTTAAGGAGAAAAAAAACATAAAGTTATGTTTTGAAGTAGAATTGATTAAAAGATTCATATCAACTTTGAGAAATCTCAAGTCTCAATTTAACTCTTCTGAAGAAAAAATCTTCAAAATATTGATTACTAAATTTTCTAAAAACGAGATAAGAAAAATTTTTTATCGATATTTTCGATTTATAAACCAGATGATCAAAATTCCCATATTTATCATCGAAGACGAAGACAATGAAGATAAAAAAGTTCAATATCATCATTTTTTAATCAAGTCTTTTGAAAATTTATTAGAACTCAGAATTGTGTTTTTCAATCCTTCAAAGGACGATGATCCACATTTCCTAGACGAAAAAAAATTGAGAAAGAAGTTA
- the rpsR gene encoding 30S ribosomal protein S18, translating into MKHNFFRRKKFCRFTAEKAREIDYKDIEKLRNYITESGKIVPSRITGTKVKYQRKLSRAIKIARYLALLPYTDRHS; encoded by the coding sequence ATGAAACACAATTTTTTTCGAAGAAAAAAATTTTGTCGCTTTACAGCAGAAAAAGCAAGAGAGATAGACTATAAAGATATTGAAAAATTGAGAAATTATATTACAGAAAGCGGAAAAATTGTTCCAAGTAGAATTACAGGAACAAAAGTAAAGTATCAAAGAAAGTTATCGAGAGCAATTAAAATAGCTAGGTATCTTGCTCTATTACCGTATACTGATCGTCATTCTTAG
- a CDS encoding NAD(P)-dependent oxidoreductase, with product MKIVLYSVRSYEKIFFEKLNRKNGFNLDIQYLSCRLNKNTIEKSNGSKVICTFIHDMIDEEILQFLFISGVRLIALRCTGFDHVDLESAKKIGIKVVHVPGYSPESIAEYAVSLILYASRGLYLSSNEEIEEVRDTLKDQVIGVIGTGRIGSITLKILKGFGSKLLAYDPIPNREIVSETGINYVSMDDLLSYSHIISLHCPLNQENYHLINKDSCQRMKDGVILINTSRGELIDSESVLLAMKSGKIRFFCSDVFEKEYFLENENNCPLKEEHQVYKDIFRSFKKQRNFFFTRHRAFLTKSSLRKIAKITLSNINDFRNGSSSLKYELT from the coding sequence ATGAAAATTGTTTTGTATAGCGTTAGATCGTATGAAAAAATTTTTTTTGAAAAATTGAATCGTAAAAATGGATTTAACCTGGATATACAATACTTGAGTTGTAGATTAAACAAGAATACGATTGAAAAATCCAATGGATCTAAAGTGATATGCACTTTTATTCATGATATGATTGATGAAGAGATTTTACAATTTCTTTTCATTTCAGGAGTTCGATTGATCGCTTTACGATGCACAGGGTTTGACCATGTGGATCTTGAATCTGCCAAAAAAATTGGAATCAAAGTGGTTCATGTTCCAGGTTATTCTCCAGAATCCATTGCAGAATATGCTGTTTCTTTAATATTGTACGCTAGTAGAGGACTTTATCTTTCTTCAAATGAAGAGATTGAAGAGGTTAGAGATACTTTAAAAGATCAGGTCATTGGAGTCATAGGAACTGGAAGAATAGGTTCAATCACTTTAAAAATTTTGAAAGGATTTGGTTCAAAGTTGTTAGCATATGATCCGATTCCAAATCGAGAAATCGTTTCAGAAACTGGCATAAATTATGTGAGTATGGATGATCTTTTAAGTTATTCTCATATAATCAGTTTGCATTGTCCTTTGAATCAAGAAAACTACCATCTAATTAACAAAGATTCTTGTCAAAGAATGAAAGATGGAGTTATCTTAATAAATACCAGCCGTGGAGAACTCATCGACTCAGAATCTGTTCTTTTAGCTATGAAATCTGGAAAAATTCGATTTTTTTGTTCAGATGTGTTTGAAAAAGAATATTTTTTAGAAAATGAAAATAATTGTCCCCTTAAAGAGGAACATCAAGTTTACAAAGATATTTTTAGATCTTTTAAAAAACAAAGGAACTTTTTTTTCACAAGACATAGAGCTTTTCTAACTAAATCTTCTTTGAGGAAAATTGCGAAAATTACCTTGTCTAATATTAATGATTTTCGAAATGGATCATCGTCTCTCAAATACGAGTTAACTTAA